Part of the Phycodurus eques isolate BA_2022a chromosome 3, UOR_Pequ_1.1, whole genome shotgun sequence genome, tgggcttgggaccggcctacacgTTGTGCTGGCTTGTGCCTGCCGCGGAAATATAAAAACTGGACCGCGAAAGGCGAAAGGGGATATTTAGTGAAAGAGTAAATTCCTCTACTTGAACGTGCCCAACAGGGTGTTAAAAGGAATAAGCTCTAATTAAGCTTTAATATGGTGAGACTCTTGCTCCTAAGTGATCAAACCATTGAGAACATCAACTTTATTATCCACATCATTCTGAAATTcctgtaataaaataaacactggcaagtgaatgtgagtgcaagtgattgtttgtttaaatgtgccctgcgattggctggcaaccagtacggGGTCAgggtcaaagtcagctgggatgggctccagcacgcccacgaccctagtgaggataatctgtacgaaaaatgaatggatgaaggtTGCGTGAATGAGAGAGAGCCTGCAGAGCGTTCATTTCGCAATACTTTGGTAAAAGTGCCAAATCTTTTCAAGTCGATGGGCTCGAGTCcgagtgaagtcacgagtcgttgctgttcaagtccacgATTCAAgacttgtgacattttgtcaagTCTAAAGttatcaaattcatgactcgaatccaagtcatgtgactcgagttcACATCTCTGGTGAGTTGCTTTACTTTATAGTAGTTTTGCGCTCACCCCATAAGTGATGGACGACGTACAAGTCGCCGATCTGCGAGAAGAAGCCACCCACAGCCTCGTTGTTCTCCTGACGGTATTTGATGGCCCTTGCCCTGGTCAAGACAGACATGAATATGACATGGTGGTCATAGATCATGAGGATTGTGCTCACCTGGAAGGCATTAGCGAGTTGGAGCTTACCAGTGGTTGCCCCATTCGATCATGGTCCCCGGCTTGAAGCAAAACAAGTGTCAGTGGTGCAATAAGTGTTTCATACTCATTCAAATATGTCAAATTGGACTTTTGCATGGACTTTTACATGAATTCACGGGAATACAAGGCTTTTTACAGGAATGGATGGGAGTCCGCGACTTCTTTTTTTACAGGACTTGATGGGAATACGAGGCTTTTTACGAGAAAGAATGGGAATACGCAACAATTAATGTGAATACATGGCTCAGTACAAATTATGTGCAGGTTTAAGAGAGCCAACCTTAAGCCGTAAGATGTTTTTAAAGCGATTTCAATGCAATTTAAGACCTCCCCAGTCGCAAAATGTGACCACTGGGAGTGCAAGTGAATAGTACACATTTTTCTATAGGAATGAATGGGAGTACAAGGGAGGCAGCATACAAACATGAGAGTTGTAGCTACCTTGAGGGAGTAGCTCCTCATTTCATAGATGTTTGGTCCTGGTCGGGGAAGAGGTTCATTCCAGAAACTGAACTCCAACAGGAGCTGATTCCGCCTGGAAATCAGCATTTTTGCTCTCTCTCTGCGGAATTCCAAATATTCCTGTGGGCAAACGGGCACGTTCGTTGACATAGCAACAGCATACACGCCACTGTGTCATGCCGAGCATGTTTGAGGCGGTGCTGTCGTGTTACCTTGTTCACGTTGAGCTTGTTGAGGCATTCGGTCAGGGCGGGGTAGCCCCCACTGTAGCGCCACAGGTGCACTGCAGAGAAGCCATGTGAGGATTTTAACCATCCAAAAGAAACTCATATCTTAAGACAGAACATGTTTGTGCATGGATCTCATTTCAGTTGCCTCCCGGAGTTGCTGTTTTGGGGCATACAGTGATCTCGGATTTATCACAGGGGATACATTCTGGACCCACCCACAATAGGAGAGAATCTGCGATATAGAGAGAAcctataattattattatttttttttttaatagttttatcCCTTCTACACGATTCAAACACATTaacacttattaaaacacacttaaaccctttaaaaaaaaggtttccttCGCGCCTGTTGTCAGTCTTGCTGTCATGAAATGGGGGActatcgtataacatcactttggggaaaggaaaagaaaagcatTGCAGCTgtctatttttaacaaaacagtcTTAATCAAATGTACCTAACCTAACTATTTTCACTTCTGtctaaaaaaacatccaaactttTAATCTTGAGGCAACATAATTCTGCACGGCTCCCGCAGAATGAGGATATCGTCGGCGGAATAATACAACACTTATCAGACAAGAGAGGTTCAAGATAGTTAGTTCATCTCAAACTATTTTCAGCAGCTTAAATGTGTTAACTCATTCGCTGCCAGTCCTCCacgttaacatggatatttggaTTCAACAGCCGGCAATGCCAGTGAATTAATAatgcgtaaaaataacagatgatgTGGGGACAGACAAacagtatcgatttgtgaaaaaagctaaattaaccatatttggacatgtgCATTTCCACCCAACAACGGCAATATGCAAAAACTACCCAGAAAAACGAATGAAACGCAAAAGTTTATTTAACTTCAACCCTAAATGCATAACAAGCACACAGtctatattttgtaaatatatgtTCATGGAAATGTGGTGTTGTGCTTTAACCTGCTTGGTCCTGCTCTCCATACCAGGTGTTCCAGCTTCCTACGACCTCACACGGATAATCCTCATCCCGATGGAGCCTTTTTTGCACCtctgccctaaaaaaaaaaaaaaaaaatcaaaatgccaATTGCAACCTTTGGGACACCTTCAGACtgaaactattaaaataaacaagaaaagaCTCACTCCAGATTGTTATAAGcttccaggcactctggtttcacGTTGTGAACTGAAAAAAGAACCAACGGAGATTTAAGCACattatttgtgtatatttgGGAATACAGTTATACCGCTACTCACGAGATTAATTAATTGCGTGAACATGCTCATAACTCAGTTTACTAATACTGTGCTTCCTCGacttacgagtgacctgacGTACAAacttttcgagatacaagccaatgattttatttttttttgtcttgagcgcagcaacatatgtagacaggcaatataaccactcataggcatatattatttatcttctgcaaaaaaaaaaaaaaaacagccaatacTACTGCAGGTTAGTTGCAACGGTCTGCTTCGTGTTACACCACCAAATCTACGTGTATTCTAGCTATGGTTGtaatatactgccccctggtggccaaggcacagaCCAGAAGGAGGCCCATTCAATTCAAGTATGAATTTAAgaagcaaaaactgtttaattctttacgctaaatttaattatgttattagtgtatgtttttataaagtacaataatgtaatgtaataatatgttttttcctgattaaaacgttacattttttgttgttttatgggTAAGGCGTCTTTAGTTTtttgcacatttcatacacaaggtaatgtGATGTACTTTACATGAGTAAAGGTAAAAGCATTTCAGAACTAAGTACAGAAATAAGACAGTTGAGGTGCAAcatttaattgattatcaaattaaacgACAACTATTTCGACAATTGATTGTTTAATTTAagattgtccaaatccttggaatttcagcttCTCGCGAGCAAATATTCTCTTTCTTTAATCCTCCGTGAAGTcggactgattatctttgtgtttaaacaaaataaatcattttccaACATCTGTTTTTACTTCAGagaacaatgatcaacatttgtgCCCATTTTATggcatgttacggaccaaagcAGTAACTGCATCATAATCAATTcatgtttgttatttttttttgcactgtcaatttgaaaaaatgtcctatttttgaataaagcacaggtgtcaaccACAAGGCCCAggagccagatctggcccgccacatcattttatttgcccacaaaagcaaatcatctgcgtcaggttccatgattcttgcttaaATATGGAccgaaatttcaaattgtcgtatggaataaataatgttaaaatattctACCAAGCCACTTTTTTACAGtattgaacaaactattatccttgacttgtGATTTCagaactagttatccatcagtttgttgtttaaatgtaacaatatgatgaggcgattaacattttttatggtttcacagtcataacagccctctgaggttaaccgtaactacaatgtggcctgtgacaaaaatgagtttgacacccctggaatAAAGGAATGGATTtattgcgtgggttttctccgggcactccggtttcctcccacatcccaaaaacatgcatggtaggttcattgaagactctaaattgcccgtaggtgtgaatgtgagtgcgaatggttgtttgtttatatgtgccctgcgattggctggcaaccagttcagggtataccccgcctcctgcccgatgatagctgggataggctccagcacgcccgtgaccctagtgaggataagtggctcagaaaatggatggacaagcCAAAACTCCCAACATAGTAttgtatgtgtgcctttaaggcgCATGGCCTAGTAAGTGCCGTCAAGAACATGGCCAGTTAGTCTGCGTGAATGTCCAAgagtgagttgtggcctacagcaacTGCTTTCAAGTGTTCTCATTTGATatttgtcccattcaataaacagTGAGTGTGGCTCTCTTgtccacatgcgagggcatcacagtaccttaattgctcaatttatttttttcacttcactcgagcagCAGTGTGCCAGAAGCTTTCTCATACATCTAATTTTGGCGTTAAGTGTTTGGTATGTGCCTACCTACATTGGATTTTGTACAGGTTACTGGTCTCCTGCTTGGACAGCAGGTTGGAGTGGGCATCTTCCCTGGCGCCCACGTTTTGCACCGAAGAGCGTGCAGAACGGAACCAGCCTCGAACACAGTTCTCGGAAAACCTCCGACTCGTGAGAACAACATGGAagaaagaattttttttattttgtgcaaagCAGCGATTATCATACAGCACGGtggagtctgcctcacagttccgaggaccgggattcaatccccgtccccgcctgtgtggaatttgcatgttctccccgtgcctgcgtgggttttctccgggcactccggtttcctcccggcactccggtttcctcccacatcccaaaaacatacattaattggagacgctaaaattgcccgtaggtgtgactgtgagcgcgaatggttgtttgtttatgtgtgccctgtgattggctaacaactagttcagggtgtaccccgcctcctgcccgaagatagctggcataggctccagcacacccgcgaccctagtgaggagaagcggctcagaaaatggatggatggatggatggatggatggtagcgATTATCATAAATAAAAGGTGAGAAGAGTTACTCTTTTTATGGTCACGACTTTTTGGAATAGATACACCCCGAAAAAAACATCAAGCCCAAACTTGTTTGTAACTTCTGGTGATCGTTTTGTCCCCTGGCTCTTCCAGCCCACCATTACAGATGCCACATCTGTTGTGTGGTTTGGTAATAACATTTGTTGGGACATCAGtcatagtaaaacaaaaagaaataaagtacAAGACACCCCTCCTGGAACGGTCACAGTGGAAGGGTTTGTgtatcccaatgatcctaggagccaagttgtctggtgctttatgcccctggtagggtcacctgTGACAAACgggtcctcggtgagggaccagacaaagcatagCTCAAAAAACCCCTGATGATAAGAACACCTCGTTTTCCCTAACCTGGACGCGAGGCCCCGTCTGAAGTCAGGcgtggaggtggggctcgatggcGAGCGCCTGGGCCGGCACCCACGGGGCCCggtcgggcacagcccgaaaacacaacgtgggtcccctttcccTTAGGCTCACCACAAGTGGGAGGGGCCGAAGGGGTCTGGTgaaatgtgagctgggcggcggcGGAAGATTGGGACCTTGGCGGTCCAATCCTTGGCTACAATAACTcgctcgagggacgtggaacgtcacctctctggcagggaaagagcctgagctggtgttcGAGGTTGAGAAATtacactacctaaagtaatggtttcattttaaaaaaaaaagtataacattaattaaaaataaaatttacagctaaataaggtatacattccaGGAACCAATATTAACAGAAATGACAACAACAGAGCAATTTCTCAAGATCTGGACTATCTTGGCCCTGAATATTCTTTTAGTATATTACAGAATGTCTCTGACTGTTCCCTGTGATTTTCTGTTGATCTGAgctgtatttgattttatttttgttttatatataatacagtggCTAAATGTAGGctggcatttgtgtgtgtttcttttcgTATGGAAAGTTCAAGACAAATCAAGAAATATcaagggggaaaacaacaacttgaagtcaaaaatacaaaaacaaaaactagagCATGATTGTGAAGGAAGAGATAAGTGCCGGCTGGTGCAGGACGAAGGTCAGAAGTCCAGCAAATGATTAAATCACGTTTGTGATAGGggcttaaaatgtattttgggaaaaataaacCTGGTTTACTTTCCGTGAATTTAGCTAACTCGATGAGAACCAGACCAAACAATTTCCGAACGATCACAATCGCatagtctaaaaaaaataacaaataaatgaagtGTCCTCGTTGCTCTCCGTAGATTAATTTCGAATGAGTAAACGTAGCAGGCGCTCGCCTGGCCTGTTGAGTACCTGTACAACAACACGTGTCCTCCGGACCGAACCGAGCCGGCGGTCGCCATGATGATGCCGACGACGACTCCCCGACCAACGTCTGGTTTTTGGCGTTGGTTAATCTTTAGTTTTCCTTGTTGTTTGCGACTCGCCGTCGGGGGGCGGGGTTAGGAACGCGATCGATCAGACGTGACTAATTGATCGCTGCAGTTGATCGCCTTGCCTTCGGTGAGCATCGTGGCTTCGAGGTgaaacaggggggaaaaaatatgcaTTCTTCCAATGCAAATGTAGGGGAGCTGCTGTATCAGAAATTAGGAACAATATGTATTTTTgcaccacattaaaaaaaaaaactttagttGCAGATTTTGATTGAGAAAATCTTTTATTGAGAAAAGGCACGTATGTTACAttacacaaatgtcacaaaaagtatgaatcgTGAAATAACGAGGCTGTTTCAATGTATTCACAAATGGATTCACTCAGCGTGACATcggggcctgtttaattgaacacaaaacttTGATTtggttgtatgaatggcaagagatggatgtacagtatgtgttaatTGTAGCATCTGTTATCGAGTTATGTGGCTCTTTCGCCCTTCTGCTGTGGATTACTGCGAATTCTGAAAATCATTACAACAGTATTTAATTgaaatgagtttgtttttttcaaatgtaattctaaATTCGAAGATTTTGATGCTCttgtaacacacacaaaaaacaataaaggtttttacaatattttttttgtcactcaaaaTACACGTGCTGATGTGTGACACCTGGCGCCAACATTTATTCAACTATTCGAAGCCAGCAAGCAAACCATGGCTACATCCAAGAAAAGAAAGCTTTCTGGAGAAAACTGAAGAGTTAATGCTATGTGCTACATgaactatattaaaaacaaacatcactcactcctcacatactgtattacaaTCATTTATCATTCAATCATTCCGAAGTTTGACGCTAATATTTTCTTGGTATCTGCTCGAAATATCGGTTATCGGCCTCATTGACTACTATCAATTGGCATTGGCcccggaaaaaaataaaaaataaacacgccTCGCTCTCTTATATCTTAGTTAGTTCTCCTCCAACTGAACCAGACCAGTCTGGTCCTGGTCCAGGCGGTAGAAGCCGAGGTTGAGACGCTTGAAGTCGTCTGCGAACACTTGCCTTGACATGGGTGTTACGGTCTTCTCTGCTGCGACGCGACAATACACTGAATACAGAGCGGCCATTGACTGAAAGGCAGGTTCCAGATACTGTTTGCATGTGCCATAGTTGGAGGGCAACTTCGGGAGGTCTTGCAAAAAGCTGCGAATGAAATTATGGCCTGCCAAAGAACGACGTGCATTGCTGTGCATTTGTCCCGCTGTGTCTGCTTGCGCGTTTCCCTCCTTGACCCAGTTAATGGCAGACCACTCGCCTATTCCCAGGGTAGACAAAAACATACCTTTGCAGACGCGTCTTCTCTGCCCACTgaccagtaaaaaaaacaacttagaATTTGATCTACGGGAACTGTCAGCCCCTCTTCTCCTCTGCACGGGGACCACGTCAATCAGACCACGCACATACGCCCTCTTCTGCTCCCAGGTCATCCGTCGCCAAAAGTCGTTGAAAATGGAATTCCTCTCGGGCTCGCTGATTGCGCTGCAGTGATGTTTGGCCGACTTGGCACATGCTGCCGATGAACATCTCGACCCCATAACGCGTGGCTGCCGCATGACCTCCTTTTGCTTGTGTTTTCCAACATATGGCTTCCCAACCATTCTTCTTGTCATGTTGATGACTTTCTTCCAGTTGTTTTCAGCCCTCTGTCTTTTCCTTGGAGGTGCGTCTTCCTCAACATTTGACCACGAACTCTCAGTAGCCGAGCCGTCTTTGCTTCCACCACTGGAAACTTGAAAATACACAAGACAAACGTGCAGGAATGAGTtgcaacaaagcaaaaaaaaaaagaataatactgTTAATTTAAcacctgtgttgttatttgcAACATGGGTAGCGTCTATATAGCGTCTGTATTCACACTACTTGGTGTTCAAGTGACGTTTAGCAAAGTGTTAAATGTTTAACAATAACACAACATTTTAGGTAAATTGACACTATTTCTTGTTAACATGTAACTGTGCGAAGCTTAGGGCTTGTATTCACAATACACTGGTGATGGTGTTCAAATGTTGGGGGGCACTTTTTTAAACTAACACCAGAGTAGTGTTAAGAGCAACAAAATGTGGTCTCGAAAGTGTATTA contains:
- the LOC133400288 gene encoding uncharacterized protein LOC133400288 isoform X1; this encodes MLKELVRERLIAAADEIFGLFERTIASYEEQLCRAREETERHRRQLEDVYKSHMVLHREDVLQRNSCAEVLPPHPQGASSNLEHSHLPHIKKEEEEADVSKLPLISVCVKSDKDEDKPPECSQLQHLIPGGDHCGGPPPPHFLSPLSYSDNTEVSSGGSKDGSATESSWSNVEEDAPPRKRQRAENNWKKVINMTRRMVGKPYVGKHKQKEVMRQPRVMGSRCSSAACAKSAKHHCSAISEPERNSIFNDFWRRMTWEQKRAYVRGLIDVVPVQRRRGADSSRRSNSKLFFLLVSGQRRRVCKGMFLSTLGIGEWSAINWVKEGNAQADTAGQMHSNARRSLAGHNFIRSFLQDLPKLPSNYGTCKQYLEPAFQSMAALYSVYCRVAAEKTVTPMSRQVFADDFKRLNLGFYRLDQDQTGLVQLEEN
- the nipsnap1 gene encoding protein NipSnap homolog 1 isoform X1 gives rise to the protein MATAGSVRSGGHVLLYRYSIHVVLTSRRFSENCVRGWFRSARSSVQNVGAREDAHSNLLSKQETSNLYKIQFHNVKPECLEAYNNLEAEVQKRLHRDEDYPCEVVGSWNTWYGEQDQAVHLWRYSGGYPALTECLNKLNVNKEYLEFRRERAKMLISRRNQLLLEFSFWNEPLPRPGPNIYEMRSYSLKPGTMIEWGNHWARAIKYRQENNEAVGGFFSQIGDLYVVHHLWAYESLQSRDETRKSAWRKEGWDANVYYTVPLIRSMESRIMISTSSSPLQ
- the nipsnap1 gene encoding protein NipSnap homolog 1 isoform X2: MATAGSVRSGGHVLLYSRRFSENCVRGWFRSARSSVQNVGAREDAHSNLLSKQETSNLYKIQFHNVKPECLEAYNNLEAEVQKRLHRDEDYPCEVVGSWNTWYGEQDQAVHLWRYSGGYPALTECLNKLNVNKEYLEFRRERAKMLISRRNQLLLEFSFWNEPLPRPGPNIYEMRSYSLKPGTMIEWGNHWARAIKYRQENNEAVGGFFSQIGDLYVVHHLWAYESLQSRDETRKSAWRKEGWDANVYYTVPLIRSMESRIMISTSSSPLQ